One Drosophila virilis strain 15010-1051.87 chromosome 5, Dvir_AGI_RSII-ME, whole genome shotgun sequence DNA window includes the following coding sequences:
- the Arl6 gene encoding ADP-ribosylation factor-like protein 6 — translation MGMLHNLSDLIKVKRDKMTILVLGLNNSGKSTIINHFKKSSEQSAVMVPTVGFLIEQFYNMGVNIKAIDMSGATRYRNLWEHQFKNCQGIIYVIDASDRMRFVVVKDELDLVLQHPDFCNRIVPILFYGNKSDLEDSLSNVKIAAALGLENIKEKPWHICSSNAVSGEGLDEGVQWLVQQIRFAILSNKKKGKKLKLTSKDNK, via the exons ATGGGAATGCTGCACAATTTGTCGGACTTGATCAAAGTGAAAAGGGATAAAATGACCATATTAGTTTTGGGCTTAAATAACAGTGGCAAATCGACCATAATCAACCATTTCAAGAAATCAAGTGAACAGTCGGCCGTAATGGTGCCCACTGTTGGATTTCTGATCGAGCAATTTTATA ACATGGGCGTGAACATTAAGGCAATAGATATGTCAGGTGCCACGCGATACAGAAATTTGTGGGAACATCAGTTCAAAAATTGCCAAGGGATTATATACGTAATTGATGCAAGCGACAGGATGAGATTCG TTGTTGTCAAAGATGAGTTGGACCTTGTGCTGCAACATCCCGACTTTTGTAATCGTATAGTTCCCATTCTGTTTTATGGCAACAAATCCGACCTCGAGGATTCGCTCTCCAATGTGAAAATCGCGGCGG CATTGGGTCTCGAAAACATCAAAGAGAAGCCATGGCACATTTGCTCCAGCAACGCAGTTTCCGGCGAAGGCTTGGACGAGGGCGTACAGTGGCTCGTTCAGCAAATACGCTTTGCGATACtgagcaacaaaaagaaaggcAAGAAATTGAAGTTAACATCTAAGGACAATAAATAA
- the RpL11 gene encoding large ribosomal subunit protein uL5 isoform X1: MAVGFLKFLSSAVAKKEPKIKRDPAKNPMRDLHIRKLCLNICVGESGDRLTRAAKVLEQLTGQQPVFSKARYTVRSFGIRRNEKIAVHCTVRGAKAEEILERGLKVREYELRRDNFSATGNFGFGIQEHIDLGIKYDPSIGIYGLDFYVVLGRPGYNVAHRKRKSGTVGFQHRLTKEDAMKWFQQKYDGIILNSKK; the protein is encoded by the exons ATGGCGGTAGGTTTTCTGAAATTCTTGTCAAGT GCCGTTGCTAAGAAGGAACCCAAAATCAAGCGCGATCCCGCGAAAAACCCTATGCGAGATTTGCACATAAGGAAACTGTGCCTCAACATCTGCGTAGGTGAATCTGGTGATAGGCTTACCCGTGCCGCCAAG GTTTTAGAGCAGCTGACTGGACAGCAGCCCGTGTTTTCTAAGGCCCGCTACACAGTGCGTTCCTTTGGAATTCGTCGTAATGAAAAAATCGCTGTGCATTGCACGGTGCGCGGCGCAAAGGCCGAAGAAATCCTGGAGCGTGGCTTGAAAGTTCGCGAGTACGAGCTTAGACGCGACAACTTCTCCGCCACTGGAAACTTTGGATTTGGTATTCAGGAACATATCGATTTGGGCATTAAGTATGATCCCTCAATCGGTATCTATGGTCTGGACTTCTACGTTGTCTTGGGACGTCCAG GTTACAACGTGGCCCACAGAAAACGTAAATCTGGCACCGTCGGCTTCCAGCACCGCCTGACGAAGGAGGACGCCATGAAGTGGTTCCAGCAGAAGTACGATGGAATCATCTTAAATAGCAAGAAATAA
- the RpL11 gene encoding large ribosomal subunit protein uL5 isoform X2, which translates to MAAVAKKEPKIKRDPAKNPMRDLHIRKLCLNICVGESGDRLTRAAKVLEQLTGQQPVFSKARYTVRSFGIRRNEKIAVHCTVRGAKAEEILERGLKVREYELRRDNFSATGNFGFGIQEHIDLGIKYDPSIGIYGLDFYVVLGRPGYNVAHRKRKSGTVGFQHRLTKEDAMKWFQQKYDGIILNSKK; encoded by the exons ATGGCG GCCGTTGCTAAGAAGGAACCCAAAATCAAGCGCGATCCCGCGAAAAACCCTATGCGAGATTTGCACATAAGGAAACTGTGCCTCAACATCTGCGTAGGTGAATCTGGTGATAGGCTTACCCGTGCCGCCAAG GTTTTAGAGCAGCTGACTGGACAGCAGCCCGTGTTTTCTAAGGCCCGCTACACAGTGCGTTCCTTTGGAATTCGTCGTAATGAAAAAATCGCTGTGCATTGCACGGTGCGCGGCGCAAAGGCCGAAGAAATCCTGGAGCGTGGCTTGAAAGTTCGCGAGTACGAGCTTAGACGCGACAACTTCTCCGCCACTGGAAACTTTGGATTTGGTATTCAGGAACATATCGATTTGGGCATTAAGTATGATCCCTCAATCGGTATCTATGGTCTGGACTTCTACGTTGTCTTGGGACGTCCAG GTTACAACGTGGCCCACAGAAAACGTAAATCTGGCACCGTCGGCTTCCAGCACCGCCTGACGAAGGAGGACGCCATGAAGTGGTTCCAGCAGAAGTACGATGGAATCATCTTAAATAGCAAGAAATAA
- the RpL11 gene encoding large ribosomal subunit protein uL5 isoform X3: MNAVAKKEPKIKRDPAKNPMRDLHIRKLCLNICVGESGDRLTRAAKVLEQLTGQQPVFSKARYTVRSFGIRRNEKIAVHCTVRGAKAEEILERGLKVREYELRRDNFSATGNFGFGIQEHIDLGIKYDPSIGIYGLDFYVVLGRPGYNVAHRKRKSGTVGFQHRLTKEDAMKWFQQKYDGIILNSKK, from the exons atGAAT GCCGTTGCTAAGAAGGAACCCAAAATCAAGCGCGATCCCGCGAAAAACCCTATGCGAGATTTGCACATAAGGAAACTGTGCCTCAACATCTGCGTAGGTGAATCTGGTGATAGGCTTACCCGTGCCGCCAAG GTTTTAGAGCAGCTGACTGGACAGCAGCCCGTGTTTTCTAAGGCCCGCTACACAGTGCGTTCCTTTGGAATTCGTCGTAATGAAAAAATCGCTGTGCATTGCACGGTGCGCGGCGCAAAGGCCGAAGAAATCCTGGAGCGTGGCTTGAAAGTTCGCGAGTACGAGCTTAGACGCGACAACTTCTCCGCCACTGGAAACTTTGGATTTGGTATTCAGGAACATATCGATTTGGGCATTAAGTATGATCCCTCAATCGGTATCTATGGTCTGGACTTCTACGTTGTCTTGGGACGTCCAG GTTACAACGTGGCCCACAGAAAACGTAAATCTGGCACCGTCGGCTTCCAGCACCGCCTGACGAAGGAGGACGCCATGAAGTGGTTCCAGCAGAAGTACGATGGAATCATCTTAAATAGCAAGAAATAA